The Vicia villosa cultivar HV-30 ecotype Madison, WI linkage group LG1, Vvil1.0, whole genome shotgun sequence genome includes a region encoding these proteins:
- the LOC131594825 gene encoding uncharacterized protein LOC131594825, with protein MSVTAYAAKFGELAKFYQHYGGPNEEFSKCIKFENGLRPKIKKAISYQKIRVFSDLVDSCLIYEEDNTAYYKIISEKRNKTHQNHGKPYDAPAGKGKPEVAEGRQGQRYSGGDTPANVTCFKCGKPAHKSNVCTAEVKRCFRCRKLGHAQSKCKHKEVICFNYGEEGHISGLCQKPKKAQIGGKVFTLVGDSDN; from the coding sequence ATGTCGGTCACTGCTTATGCTGCAAAATTTGGCGAGCTAGCTAAGTTCTATCAGCATTATGGTGGACCAAATGAAGAATTCTCGaaatgcatcaagtttgagaatggattGCGCCCAAAGATCAAGAAGGCTATTAGCTATCAGAAGATTCGAGTATTTTCTGATTTGGTGGATAGTTGCCTAATATATGAGGAAGACAACACTGCTTACTATAAGATAATCAGTGAGAAGAGGAATAAGACCCACCAGAACCATGGCAAGCCGTATGATGCTCCTGCTGGCAAGGGTAAACCGGAAGTTGCTGAAGGCCGTCAGGGCCAGAGATATAGTGGGGGAGATACTCCTGCTAATGTGacttgtttcaagtgtgggaAACCTGCGCATAAGAGTAATGTGTGCACTGCCGAAGTGAAGAGGTGTTTTCGCTGCAGAAAACTTGGGCATGCACAGTCGAAGTGCAAGCACAAAGAGGTGATTTGCTTCAACTATGGCGAGGAGGGACACATTAGTGGTCTGTGTCAGAAACCGAAGAAGGCGCAAATCGGTGGAAAAGTGTTCACGTTGGTTGGGGACTCAGACAATTAA